The Methanofollis sp. UBA420 genome contains a region encoding:
- a CDS encoding DUF1848 domain-containing protein: MKTVAPVIISASRATDIPAFYSEWFMNRLRAGYAVWTNPFNRKFSQKVSFEKTRVFVFWTKNPAPLVPHLDEIERMGYHYYFQYTLNDYEREGLEPGLPPLDERVETFRALAERVGKERVIWRFDPLLLSNDLTVEKLLARVKGVGDRIHASTERLVFSFADIDAYRAVRRRLGWRYREFGLEEMRAFAEGLAALNSDWDLALATCAEEVDLSACRIKKNRCIDDRLLRRLFPDDPALTAFLGPPSQRDLFGRTTPAKGLKDKGQRESCGCIRSKDIGAYSTCPHLCLYCYANSAEGAVRRNSERHRVEEEGLVQTGEGA, from the coding sequence ATGAAGACAGTAGCGCCCGTGATCATCTCGGCGAGCCGGGCGACAGACATCCCGGCATTTTACAGCGAATGGTTCATGAACAGGCTGCGGGCCGGGTATGCGGTCTGGACGAACCCCTTCAACAGGAAATTCTCCCAGAAGGTCTCCTTTGAAAAGACGAGGGTGTTTGTCTTCTGGACGAAGAACCCCGCCCCCCTGGTGCCGCACCTCGACGAGATCGAGAGGATGGGGTATCATTACTATTTCCAGTACACTCTCAACGATTACGAGAGGGAGGGGCTCGAGCCTGGCCTGCCCCCTCTCGACGAGCGTGTCGAGACCTTCCGGGCGCTTGCTGAGCGTGTGGGAAAGGAGCGGGTGATCTGGCGCTTCGACCCCCTCCTCCTCTCCAACGACCTCACCGTCGAGAAACTCCTCGCACGGGTGAAGGGGGTGGGGGACCGCATCCACGCCTCGACGGAACGCCTGGTCTTCAGCTTTGCCGACATCGACGCCTACCGCGCGGTGCGGCGGCGGCTCGGTTGGAGGTACCGCGAGTTCGGGCTCGAGGAGATGCGGGCCTTTGCCGAGGGCCTCGCCGCACTGAACAGTGACTGGGATCTTGCCCTCGCCACCTGTGCGGAGGAGGTCGACCTCTCCGCCTGCAGGATAAAGAAGAACAGGTGCATCGACGACCGCCTCCTCAGACGCCTCTTCCCCGACGACCCCGCGTTGACGGCATTCCTGGGCCCGCCGTCGCAACGCGACCTTTTCGGGAGGACCACTCCCGCGAAGGGCCTGAAGGACAAAGGCCAGCGGGAGAGCTGCGGCTGCATCCGGAGCAAGGACATCGGCGCCTACTCGACATGCCCCCACCTCTGCCTCTACTGCTATGCGAACTCGGCCGAAGGGGCGGTGCGGCGGAATTCTGAGAGGCACCGGGTTGAGGAGGAGGGGTTGGTGCAGACGGGGGAAGGGGCGTGA
- the rsgA gene encoding ribosome small subunit-dependent GTPase A → MKQSTSRCGEQHSHTLEDLGWTEEHNAAFSKYAGPYVPGRVACRQKTVWDVLVDGGSITAGISGALRKLGRFPAVGDFVVLLDQPEAGTSTIVDILPRKTLFARGASGRESTDQVIAANIDTVFIVTAAGHDLNARRIERFLAIAHASGARPVIVINKSDLADDPASLADGIASGSPGIPVIPISAASGEGVDRLDPYLPPGTTVALIGSSGVGKSTLINRLMGCPVQETSHTRDYDEKGRHTTTVRQLFVLEGGALMIDNPGLREVGIGTAAAGIADTFPDILELAEGCRFSDCRHEQEPGCAVQAAVRDGVLSAARLENFHRLMRELEFERDKAEIGLVRLEKKRWKEIGKSARDIWKIKGK, encoded by the coding sequence ATGAAACAGTCCACATCCCGGTGCGGAGAGCAGCACTCCCATACGCTTGAAGACCTCGGCTGGACGGAGGAGCACAATGCGGCATTCTCAAAGTACGCCGGGCCGTATGTGCCGGGCCGCGTGGCCTGCCGGCAGAAGACCGTGTGGGACGTTCTCGTCGACGGCGGGTCCATCACGGCGGGGATCTCCGGAGCTCTGCGGAAACTCGGCCGCTTTCCAGCGGTTGGAGATTTCGTCGTATTGCTCGATCAGCCGGAGGCCGGCACCTCGACGATCGTTGATATCCTCCCGCGCAAGACCCTCTTTGCACGGGGGGCATCGGGACGTGAAAGCACCGACCAGGTCATTGCGGCGAATATCGATACGGTCTTTATCGTCACGGCCGCCGGTCATGACCTCAACGCCCGCCGGATAGAGCGCTTTCTCGCTATCGCCCACGCTTCGGGTGCCCGCCCCGTTATCGTCATCAATAAATCCGATCTGGCGGACGACCCCGCATCGCTCGCCGATGGGATCGCTTCGGGCTCTCCCGGTATACCGGTCATTCCAATCAGCGCCGCGAGCGGAGAGGGTGTCGACCGGCTTGACCCGTACCTCCCGCCGGGAACAACGGTCGCCCTCATCGGTTCGTCGGGCGTCGGCAAGTCCACCCTGATAAACCGGCTCATGGGCTGTCCGGTGCAGGAGACCTCGCATACCCGGGACTACGACGAGAAAGGGCGGCACACCACGACCGTCCGCCAGCTCTTCGTCCTGGAAGGCGGGGCGCTCATGATAGACAACCCCGGTTTGAGGGAGGTCGGCATCGGTACGGCAGCTGCCGGTATTGCTGATACATTCCCCGATATTCTCGAACTGGCGGAGGGCTGCCGGTTCTCGGACTGCCGGCACGAACAGGAGCCGGGCTGTGCGGTGCAGGCGGCCGTGAGGGACGGAGTCCTCTCTGCAGCACGGCTGGAGAATTTTCACCGGCTCATGCGAGAACTCGAATTCGAACGGGATAAAGCGGAGATCGGGCTGGTGAGGCTTGAAAAGAAGCGCTGGAAAGAAATCGGAAAATCTGCCCGAGATATCTGGAAGATAAAAGGGAAGTAA
- a CDS encoding prenyltransferase, whose product MFREDPDIIESIDSENINAARTTEGVRGEKCEGVNIRQINRAKTNRWYGNVCGDIRFMIRSREYDYDDKKTVTPPAGGDGFDFRTFRHILRIEGLIPFTGCAILIGFAAALWEVGFSGADWRLFGIAVVAVLFVHIDAHIWNDIMDLEVDRREKSRETKRDRPLVYGWATVGDYRKMSAIITVLVVVLTAYLTMQRILIPLLFIMGFFFDYGYNHPRIALGHQPYTEWYIFPWLVVGVTVTIVYAATGIFSLLAFILSLLHGLTVTCFAVSMMRRDVHSDRLGGKKTSSVVSPEIPHATVYGIVTLLVSVLMFYPLVSILGSTEFAYLLILTTAVIAAMNTVCGARIDQLCTRALYSVYPDFESKANTLMLQQVGASMVHAVAITVIVLTSGGIV is encoded by the coding sequence TTGTTTCGGGAGGATCCCGACATCATCGAGAGTATCGACAGCGAAAATATTAATGCCGCCCGGACCACTGAAGGCGTTCGAGGCGAAAAGTGCGAAGGAGTGAATATCCGCCAGATTAACAGAGCGAAGACAAATCGTTGGTATGGAAATGTGTGCGGTGATATCCGTTTCATGATACGGTCCAGAGAGTACGATTATGATGACAAAAAAACTGTGACGCCTCCTGCTGGAGGAGATGGCTTCGACTTTCGCACATTCCGGCACATCCTGCGGATCGAGGGGCTCATTCCTTTTACCGGGTGTGCAATTCTCATCGGGTTTGCCGCGGCGCTATGGGAAGTCGGTTTTTCAGGCGCTGACTGGCGCTTATTTGGTATCGCGGTTGTCGCAGTTCTCTTCGTCCACATCGATGCCCACATCTGGAATGATATCATGGATCTCGAGGTAGACCGGCGTGAAAAGAGCAGGGAAACGAAACGTGACCGGCCCCTCGTCTATGGGTGGGCTACTGTCGGCGATTACAGGAAGATGTCCGCGATTATCACGGTCCTGGTGGTGGTCCTCACCGCATACCTGACGATGCAGCGGATTTTGATCCCACTCCTGTTTATCATGGGATTTTTTTTCGATTATGGCTATAATCATCCCCGCATCGCGCTGGGGCACCAGCCCTATACCGAATGGTACATTTTTCCCTGGCTGGTCGTCGGCGTGACGGTGACGATCGTCTATGCCGCGACCGGCATATTCTCTCTCCTGGCCTTCATCCTGTCGCTCCTGCACGGCCTGACGGTGACCTGTTTCGCGGTATCGATGATGCGTCGGGACGTACATTCCGACCGGTTGGGGGGGAAAAAGACATCTTCCGTCGTGTCTCCGGAGATCCCGCACGCCACGGTGTACGGCATCGTTACCTTGCTTGTGTCCGTCCTGATGTTCTACCCTCTTGTTTCCATTCTCGGCAGTACGGAGTTCGCATATCTTCTTATCCTCACAACGGCCGTTATCGCAGCGATGAACACGGTTTGCGGGGCAAGAATTGATCAACTGTGCACCCGCGCGTTGTACTCCGTTTATCCTGATTTCGAGTCGAAAGCCAACACGTTAATGTTGCAGCAGGTGGGAGCATCGATGGTCCATGCCGTGGCGATCACCGTGATCGTACTGACGTCCGGGGGGATTGTATGA
- a CDS encoding potassium/proton antiporter — protein MYSYMALTLEIVLVGIALLFLISIIANKFSERLGVPALLIFLIVGMLAGSEGPGGIPFDDPVIAQAIGIIALAYILFSGGLNTKWEQIQPVLWPGIALSTLGVVLTAVLLGAFAVLVLGFSPLTGLLLGAVVSSTDAAAVFSVLRMARARLKGNLRPFLELESGSNDPMAVLLTTGIIGLILTPGSSIFSLVPMFVQQMAVGSMLGYVMGMVLVSLVNRIRLESEGLYPVLTLTIVLLTYGLTSTLGGNGFIAVYVAGLVMGNSTFVYRKSLVQFHDGIAWLMQIVMFLALGLLVFPSQLALAVVPGLLAALFLILVARPVAVLVTLLPWKMPMNEKILVSWVGLRGAVPIILATYPLVAGVPGADLIFNMVFFIVIVSALVHGTSIPAVARRLGLAAPVEEPLKLSREFEAESDTPSKMLDLVIPPDSPAVGKQVVDLGLPKGALIILMQKGKNRFVPGGSTVIGAGDTLLFLTTEDLVDEVRARLVGTEGEVSMQTGE, from the coding sequence ATGTACTCATACATGGCGCTCACCCTCGAAATCGTGCTTGTCGGCATAGCGTTGCTCTTCCTGATCAGCATCATCGCAAACAAGTTCTCTGAGCGTCTCGGCGTCCCCGCCCTCCTTATCTTCCTCATTGTCGGGATGCTGGCGGGTTCGGAGGGCCCGGGCGGGATCCCGTTCGACGACCCCGTGATTGCGCAGGCCATCGGGATTATTGCGCTTGCCTACATCCTCTTCTCGGGCGGCCTCAACACGAAGTGGGAACAGATCCAGCCTGTGCTCTGGCCGGGGATCGCCCTCTCTACCCTCGGCGTCGTCCTGACTGCAGTCCTGCTCGGCGCATTTGCCGTCCTGGTCCTCGGGTTCTCCCCGCTTACGGGCCTTCTCCTCGGTGCGGTCGTCTCGTCCACCGATGCGGCTGCAGTCTTTTCAGTCCTGCGGATGGCACGAGCGCGCCTGAAAGGAAACCTGCGGCCGTTCCTCGAACTGGAGTCGGGGAGCAACGACCCGATGGCGGTCCTTCTCACCACCGGCATTATCGGCCTCATCCTCACCCCGGGATCGTCGATCTTCTCCCTCGTCCCGATGTTCGTGCAGCAGATGGCGGTCGGCAGCATGCTCGGCTACGTGATGGGCATGGTCCTTGTGTCTCTCGTCAACCGTATCAGACTTGAGTCCGAAGGGCTGTACCCCGTGCTCACCCTGACCATAGTGCTGTTGACCTACGGGCTGACCTCCACACTCGGAGGAAACGGGTTTATCGCGGTCTATGTCGCTGGCCTTGTCATGGGCAACAGCACCTTCGTTTACAGGAAAAGTCTGGTCCAGTTCCACGACGGGATCGCATGGCTGATGCAGATCGTGATGTTCCTTGCACTGGGTTTGCTCGTCTTCCCCTCGCAGCTCGCTCTGGCGGTCGTTCCGGGCCTGCTCGCCGCTCTCTTCCTGATCCTGGTCGCACGGCCGGTTGCTGTCCTGGTCACGCTGCTCCCCTGGAAGATGCCGATGAACGAGAAGATCCTGGTCTCGTGGGTGGGACTGCGGGGGGCCGTCCCGATCATCCTCGCGACTTATCCCCTCGTGGCAGGAGTGCCCGGTGCGGACCTGATTTTTAATATGGTCTTTTTCATCGTCATCGTCTCGGCGCTGGTCCACGGGACATCGATCCCCGCCGTCGCCCGTCGGCTCGGTCTCGCCGCCCCGGTCGAAGAACCGCTCAAACTCTCGCGGGAGTTCGAGGCGGAATCCGATACTCCGAGCAAAATGCTCGACCTGGTCATCCCCCCGGACTCCCCGGCTGTGGGAAAGCAGGTCGTCGACCTGGGGTTGCCGAAAGGTGCCCTTATCATTCTCATGCAGAAAGGGAAGAACCGCTTTGTCCCGGGCGGCAGCACCGTCATCGGGGCCGGCGATACGCTCCTCTTCCTGACGACGGAGGACCTGGTGGATGAGGTTCGTGCCAGATTGGTCGGGACGGAGGGGGAGGTGTCGATGCAGACAGGGGAGTGA
- a CDS encoding type II toxin-antitoxin system RelE family toxin, producing the protein MSYRVFFSATARRDIKRIPKDYALAIGEELMSLAGETDPKRHVKKIQGGQNPPFYSLRVGEYRAILTIVDDVMVIHVIEVGHRRTVYRKY; encoded by the coding sequence ATGAGTTACCGCGTCTTCTTCTCCGCGACGGCCCGCCGTGACATCAAGCGTATCCCGAAGGACTACGCCCTCGCGATCGGTGAAGAACTGATGTCGCTCGCCGGGGAGACGGACCCGAAGAGGCATGTGAAGAAGATACAGGGAGGACAGAACCCGCCATTTTACTCTCTCAGGGTCGGCGAATACCGCGCCATCCTCACCATCGTCGACGACGTGATGGTCATCCACGTGATCGAGGTGGGACATCGGCGTACAGTGTATCGGAAATACTGA
- a CDS encoding DUF7557 family protein → MDTSAYSGMPTATDTTTIKIRVPLKHRLDSLKVHPRESYTDVIERLVEMAVDDEPLSDATIKAIEESLEDIKKGRVYTLEQVMAELKDE, encoded by the coding sequence ATGGATACCTCCGCATACTCAGGTATGCCCACTGCCACCGACACCACCACCATCAAGATCAGGGTCCCCCTCAAGCACCGCCTGGACTCTCTCAAGGTCCACCCCAGGGAATCCTACACCGACGTGATCGAGCGGCTTGTGGAGATGGCAGTCGATGACGAACCCCTCAGCGACGCCACCATCAAGGCCATCGAGGAGTCTCTCGAAGATATCAAAAAGGGTCGGGTCTATACCCTTGAACAGGTCATGGCGGAGCTGAAAGACGAATGA